A genome region from Brassica oleracea var. oleracea cultivar TO1000 chromosome C2, BOL, whole genome shotgun sequence includes the following:
- the LOC106322970 gene encoding uncharacterized protein LOC106322970, with amino-acid sequence MGIIDQKIKKGEEHLMISKPLRLILFQSGRHVLRSLFFVTGFLIGVFLYLQLKAFHMSTPKTEQPLWSTVLFHHSTKMEIKQELQTQVLLHDMSDQELFTKVSSLSSPSSSPSSSSWFGRNNNDEKMVVKVAFMFMTGGALPLATLWDKFFEGHEGFYSIYVHTNPSFQESYPETSVFYSRRIPSQPVYWGTSSMVDAEKRLLANALLDESNQRFVLLSDSCIPLFDFTTIYDYLTGTNLSFIGSFDDPRKSGRGRYNPKMYPQINVTHWRKGSQWFSTTRELALHILADTFYYKIFDQHCKPPCYMDEHYIPTLVHMFHGEMSANRTLTWVDWSRVGPHPGRFIWPDITDDFLNRIRFTEECAYYGRDGENTTTSKCFLFARKFTEDTLEPLLRIYPLVLGSGP; translated from the exons ATGGGAATTATTGATCAAAAGATCAAAAAGGGAGAAGAACACTTGATGATCTCAAAACCCTTGAGGTTGATTCTCTTTCAAAGTGGTAGACATGTATTACGCTCACTCTTCTTTGTCACGGGTTTCTTAATTGGTGTCTTCCTTTATCTACAACTAAAAGCCTTCCACATGTCCACGCCGAAGACAGAACAACCCTTATGGTCAACAGTGCTATTCCACCACTCAACAAAGATGGAGATCAAACAAGAGTTACAAACACAAGTACTTCTACACGACATGAGTGATCAAGAACTCTTCACCAAGGTCTCTTCATTATCATCACCATCATCCTCACCATCCTCATCATCATGGTTTGGAAGGAATAATAATGATGAGAAGATGGTTGTGAAAGTGGCTTTCATGTTCATGACTGGCGGCGCACTCCCATTGGCTACTTTGTGGGACAAGTTCTTTGAAGGACATGAAGGGTTTTATTCGATATATGTTCATACTAATCCATCTTTTCAAGAATCTTACCCTGAAACTTCTGTCTTCTACTCAAGAAGAATCCCAAGCCAG CCAGTGTACTGGGGAACATCATCAATGGTAGACGCAGAGAAAAGACTCTTAGCCAACGCTCTCCTCGACGAATCAAATCAAAGATTCGTCCTATTGTCAGATTCTTGCATCCCACTCTTCGACTTCACAACCATCTATGATTACTTAACCGGCACTAATCTCAGCTTCATCGGCTCATTCGACGATCCAAGAAAATCCGGTCGAGGCCGTTACAACCCCAAAATGTATCCACAGATCAACGTTACACATTGGCGTAAAGGATCACAATGGTTTAGTACAACCCGTGAGCTTGCTCTTCATATACTCGCAGACACTTTTTATTACAAGATATTCGATCAGCATTGCAAACCGCCTTGCTACATGGACGAGCATTACATCCCCACTCTTGTTCACATGTTCCATGGAGAGATGAGTGCAAACCGGACCTTGACTTGGGTGGACTGGTCGAGAGTCGGTCCACATCCTGGCCGGTTTATATGGCCTGATATCACCGATGATTTTCTTAACCGTATCCGGTTTACAGAGGAGTGTGCTTATTATGGCCGTGATGGGGAGAATACTACAACTTCGAAATGTTTTTTATTTGCGAGGAAATTCACAGAAGATACTTTAGAACCTTTGTTAAGAATCTACCCTCTAGTTCTTGGGTCTGGTCCGTAA
- the LOC106326922 gene encoding chloroplastic group IIA intron splicing facilitator CRS1, chloroplastic — MLTSLFVSARPLPSLTTISSLTPNQNPPHTAKAPNFNQFKENPKLPDAAIKVPTAPWMKGPLFLQPDELINTSHHRKSTRKQNAEEKTFKALNRRESGVRGSKAMKKIVRSVEKLEDSEETRVDYGGEFESLGGVVEEDEKRRRRMPWEREEEKFILRRRKKERVLTTADLILDEGLLKRLRLEGSKMREWVNVRKAGVTETVVKDIRLIWEGNELAMVRFDVPLCRNMERAQEILELKTGGLVVLSKKEFLVVYRGPPTSDSSVCVKEGGDEISSSLYVREGERLLNGLGPRYMDWWMRRPFPVDADLLPEVVDGYRTPSRRCPPNTRAKLSDEELTYLRNVAQALPFHFVLGRNHGLQGLASAILKLWERCVIAKIAIKWGALNTNNEEMADELKHLTGGVLILRNKYLIILFRGKDFLSDEVADLVDDRERLLRRYQHFEETKRESDIEISEVVTDGEELEETSKTGTLLEFQELQRKFGEMEVRNLETEAEKAKLDKELKSQEHKLSILKSKIEKTTTELLKLNSLWKPSARDDDIEILTNEERECLRRIGLKLNSSLVLGRRGVFDGVMEGLHQHWKHREVAKVITMQKLFSRVVYTAKSLEAESNGVLISIEKLKEGHAILMYRGRNYKRPSSKLMAQNLLTKRKALQRSVLMQRLGSLKFFAYQRERTIEDLKLSLVKLQGSASELC; from the exons ATGCTAACTTCTCTCTTCGTCTCGGCTCGACCATTGCCATCACTCACCACCATCTCCTCCTTAACCCCTAACCAAAACCCTCCACACACCGCCAAAGCTCCAAACTTTAATCAATTCAAGGAGAACCCAAAACTCCCCGACGCCGCGATTAAGGTCCCGACCGCTCCATGGATGAAAGGTCCTCTCTTTCTCCAACCCGACGAGCTTATCAACACTTCACATCACCGCAAGAGCACCAGGAAACAGAACGCCGAGGAGAAGACGTTCAAGGCGTTAAACCGTCGAGAGAGCGGTGTGAGAGGAAGCAAAGCCATGAAGAAGATCGTCCGCAGCGTTGAGAAGCTCGAGGACTCTGAAGAAACACGTGTCGATTATGGAGGCGAGTTTGAGTCCTTAGGTGGGGTTGTGGAAGAGGATGAGAAGAGGAGGAGGAGAATGCCTTGGGAGAGGGAGGAAGAGAAGTTCATATTGAGGAGGAGGAAGAAAGAGAGAGTCTTGACGACTGCTGATCTTATCTTAGACGAAGGGTTGTTGAAAAGACTGAGACTTGAAGGTTCGAAGATGAGAGAATGGGTGAATGTGAGGAAAGCAGGAGTTACAGAGACGGTTGTGAAAGATATTAGATTAATCTGGGAGGGGAACGAGCTTGCTATGGTGAGGTTTGATGTCCCTCTCTGTCGGAACATGGAGCGAGCTCAAGAGATCTTAGAG TTGAAGACTGGAGGGTTGGTTGTGTTGAGCAAGAAGGAGTTTCTCGTTGTTTATCGAGGACCACCAACGAGTGATTCATCAGTATGTGTGAAGGAGGGGGGAGATGAGATTAGCTCATCGTTGTACGTGAGAGAAGGTGAGAGGCTATTGAATGGATTGGGGCCTAGATATATGGATTGGTGGATGAGAAGACCGTTTCCTGTTGACGCTGACTTGCTTCCTGAAGTAGTTGATGGATATAGAACTCCTTCTAGACGTTGCCCACCTAACACTAGAGCAAAGCTGAGCGATGAAGAGCTTACTTACTTGAGAAACGTTGCTCAAGCTTTACCGTTTCATTTCGTCCTTG GGAGGAACCATGGCCTTCAAGGTTTAGCTTCTGCTATCTTGAAACTATGGGAGAGATGTGTTATTGCAAAGATTGCAATCAAGTGGGGAGCTCTCAACACAAACAATGAGGAGATGGCTGATGAATTGAAG CATCTCACTGGAGGAGTTCTGATACTACGAAACAAGTACTTGATAATACTATTCAGAGGGAAGGACTTTCTTTCTGATGAAGTTGCGGATTTGGTTGATGACAGAGAGAGGTTGCTCAGAAGATACCAACATTTTGAAGAGACCAAACGAGAGAGTGATATAGAGATCTCAGAGGTGGTAACAGATGGTGAAGAGTTGGAGGAAACAAGCAAGACGGGGACTTTATTAGAGTTTCAAGAACTTCAGAGGAAGTTCGGTGAAATGGAGGTGAGAAACCTGGAGACTGAAGCTGAGAAAGCAAAACTAGATAAGGAACTCAAAAGCCAAGAACACAAGCTTTCCATT CTGAAATCAAAGATAGAGAAGACAACAACGGAGTTACTCAAATTGAATTCTTTATGGAAACCATCTGCGCGCGACGATGACATTGAAATACTGACTAATGAAGAAAGAGAGTGCTTGAGAAGAATCGGACTGAAGTTGAATAGCAGCTTGGTTCTCGGAAGAAGAGGAGTCTTTGATGGTGTAATGGAAGGTCTTCATCAGCATTGGAAGCACAGGGAGGTTGCAAAAGTGATCACTATGCAGAAGCTTTTCTCGAGAGTTGTTTACACAGCGAAATCACTTGAAGCAGAGAGCAATGGAGTGCTAATATCAATTGAAAAACTCAAGGAAGGACATGCAATACTCATGTACCGTGGCAGGAACTACAAACGTCCTTCGTCGAAACTGATGGCACAGAATCTTTTGACTAAAAGAAAAGCGTTGCAAAGATCTGTCTTGATGCAGAGACTTGGC TCACTGAAGTTCTTTGCTTACCAGAGAGAAAGAACCATTGAAGATTTGAAGTTGAGTTTGGTAAAACTTCAAGGCTCTGCTTCTGAGCTATGTTGA
- the LOC106327658 gene encoding uncharacterized protein LOC106327658 — MEEPAMGDDGETLTATTRKREEIEREEAEENRKEALLASTESLQPNFNRSNVTQKQISKLQELHKRRMKIKANSKKPKAKQQSRAVEDGESSKILKESTSSSTTTLEQQTAAPMKPQKLYWGLDTKERWERKANM; from the exons ATGGAAGAACCAGCGATGGGCGACGACGGAGAAACCTTGACGGCGACGACGAGGAAGAGAGAGGAAATAGAGAGAGAAGAAGCAGAGGAGAATCGAAAAGAAGCATTGTTAGCGTCAACAGAGTCTCTTCAGCCTAATTTCAACCGATCCAACGTCACCCAGAAACAGATATCCAAATTACAG GAGCTACACAAGAGACGTATGAAGATAAAAGCCAATTCAAAGAAACCTAAAGCTAAGCAGCAGAGTAGAGCAGTGGAAGATGGCGAAAGCTCTAAGATACTGAAAGAGTCAACTTCTTCTTCTACTACTACCTTAGAACAGCAGACAGCAGCACCAATGAAGCCACAGAAGCTGTATTGGGG GCTTGATACTAAGGAAAGGTGGGAAAGGAAAGCCAATATGTAG